The following DNA comes from Hordeum vulgare subsp. vulgare chromosome 3H, MorexV3_pseudomolecules_assembly, whole genome shotgun sequence.
ggtgaaatcaTAAACGGTttcgatctgaaatcatggcacccgggccctaatgacaagcgttaagcatagcaaagtcataacaacaaCAATCtctgaacataatggatactagagatcaagccctaacaaaactaaatcgattacatgatgaatctcatccagctcttcaccaaCCAGcagcctacgaagggattactcactccgatgaagagcgtcatggaattggcgaccaaggagggttggtgatgacgaagaccgaagattcccttctccggagccccaaacggactccagattaggcctcccaATGAAAAACATGAGGTGgaggcggctccgtatcatgaaacgcgatgaaacatcctctcttattttttctctGAAAATAGGATTTTCTAGTGATGGAATTAGGGTCAACGGAGCCccatgggccccactagacacgaggccgcgctagggggctggacgccctcgtgcctagtgggcgTGTGGGGGCCTCCCCTTTGGTGAGTCTTGGTTCTAGAAAATTTCTTTTATTtcataaaaaatctccaaaaagtttcgttccattccgagaaattttatttgtgcacaaaaacaacaccatggtagttgtgctgaaacaacgttagtccggattagtttcattcaaatcatgtaaattagagtaaAAAAACAAGATCAAAATtagtaggaaaagtagatacaatggagacgtatcatcgccgACATGTTGGTCCATCAATCCTTGATAGAGCGATGAGCCGGCCAAGTTATGAGATTGATGGAGTCGAGGTTTAGCCAACCCTTAATCATGCCCCAAAGTTTGATGGAGAAGTGACACTTGTAGAAAGTATGGCCAATCTTCTCCGGCGTTTGCTTGCAAAGCAGACATAGCCCACAATTAGGCCACCCCTTTTTCCATCTATACGCCGTCGAAACCGATTTTGGATTACCAACCTTGCGAAAAATTTCATCTTGGGGAGGGGAAGGCCTCCAAACCGCGACATGCATGGGCTAGAGGACCGTCCCGATGAGTTTGACATTGTACGTTGAGGTGGTGGAATATGTTCCATCAGTAGTGTGCTTCCAAGTAATGGTGTCCTTAGAGTCCTCAATAATATCAATTACTCTCATTCTAGCCCATAGGGTGACAATTTGCCCGATATGCTCCATCGTCCAGTTGTCAGGGAGTTTGATTTGGTGAACCATTTTTCCTCACACAAGGCCTCCTGAACCTTCCAATTTCTCCACGAGGAAGCCTCGAAGACGAGGGGGGGCGATGGCAGAGGGTTTTTCTCCGTTAACCCATGGGGAATCCCAAAAGGGGGCGCGTGCACCATTGCCGATGGTGATGCGTGAGGTAGCATAGAAAAGGTTGTGATCCATCTCGTCACAAGGGTTGATCATTCCCACCCACATCTTGGAAGGCTCGGCCCACTCAAACCAAAGGCATCGAAGCCTAAGAGCCCTAGCAAACATATTCAAGTCAAGGATTCCCAACCCTCCAAGCCCAGTTGGACGGCAAACAAAGCTCTAGCTGACCTTGCATTTCACCACTGTTACCTTGCTTGTGCCCGCCCATAGGAATGCCTTTCAATCTTGGTGATGTTGACGAGGGTACTCGCAGGAGGTTTGAGAGCAATGACATGGTATATCACTTGAGTGGTGAGCACAGACTTGACAAGCGCCCCACACCCAATGGATGTAATGTTCTGGCCGTCCCACGACACAAACCTAGCCGCCACTTTATCCACCAGGAATTGAAAGTCTGCAACCCTCAGGTGCCGAACTGACAAAGGGAGGCCAAAATATTTGATGAAGAAGGTGGTACGAGCAGCGGGCATAGCAGAGAGAACTGCGTCCAAGTTGATATTCCTGCACCTTATTGGGACGACCGCACTTTTTTAGAAGTTTGTACATAGGCTCGTCACCAGTCCAAAGTAGTTTAGTATGTGGGTGAAGTTGACAATATCCTGCTGTATAGGAGCCATGAAAACAACCGCATTGTCGGCATATAGGGACGTGCGAAAGATGGTCCTCCGCCCCTCAATTTGTGCAGCAGTCCATGCTGGATGGCAATGTCTAGAATTTATTGCAAATGATCAATGGCAAGGACGAAGAGCAACGAAGAGATTGGATCCCCTTGGTAAAAGCCACGATCGTGCTTAATGATGGGTCCGGACACCCAGCACTAACATAGTGCGGTATCTCGGTCGTTATGTTGATTTGGCCGTAAAAATTAAATACATGAACCTCTCTCTTCCAAACAAATATTTGGGGATTGGAGGGACGGGGTGAGATTCGAGGGGATTGGGCAGAGAGAAGGGGCTCACCAAATTCTTTCACGCCCCCAATCGACTTTAGGCTTGCAAAAAATCACCTCATGCTCTTAACCGGACATCCTAGCCGTCCATCTTGTGATCTAGTGGCGCAAGACGCAATCGTGTATCTTCTTTATTACTGTATAAATACGTGTTTGGCATCTACTACCAGACTTGTTTTGCACGCAGCATCATCCCGAGACATCATTTAGCGGATTCGACGGCAAAAGCTGCGCTCTACGGCTGTAAAGCGATAAAGCGCGGGAACTAAACTAAACTGGACTGAAAGGTATCCACTGTCCAGCTAGCCGTCATTTTATCATCGAGGCGAACGGATCGAATCTCTGACAGGTTGAGAGGGGCCGAATGCCCCAGACCGCGGGGACGGCTGCCTTAAGCATCAAGTTTGTCACAAACTTGACGTAACCCAGCATCCACAAGCAATCGGCTGTCCATGCAGCCGATGGAAGCAAGGAACAAATCTAGCCTGCATTTTCCCGTCGATCGTTCGTGCGCACGTCCTGTATTGTATCTATATATAATGTGCAGCTGCCGATGCAATCCTTGTGCCGCCTGAAATACTACTGCTGACTCGTACAAGAAGTAGAGCGCAGCCTCTCACCGGTCGAAGCGTTCATAGCTAGGAGCTCGCACACATGGCGAACGCGGGTCTGAAGCCGGTGGCCGGGCTCCTCCTGATGCTCAACTTCTGCATGTACCTCATCGTCACCGCGGTCGGGGGCTGGGCCATCAACTATGCCATCAACAACGGCTTCTTCATAGGTACGTACTCCTGACTGCTACAAGTGCATAATCGTGGTGCATTACTTGTGAAAAACAAGCGGCTGTGGTGTCCTTCgtgtgcctatatatatatatcttgtgtTAAATTccttgatatgtatgttgttacacaGGTTCCGGGCTGCAGCTGCCGTCACACTTCTCCCCGATCTACTTTCCCATAGGGAACGCGGCGACCGGGTTCTTCGTCATCTTCGCGGTGATCGCCAGCGTGGTCGGCATGGGGGCGTCGCTTGCCGGATTCCACCATGTCCGGGCGTGGAGCCACGAGAGCCTGCCGGCGGCAGCCTCCTCTGGGTTCGTCGCCTGGATGCTCACACTGCTTGCCATGGGGTACGTATGACCACAAACAAACCTTCGGCCAATTCTACCACTCCATATAAACACCTGAAATCCTAATGTGCGCGCGTATGTAACGTTTTGGCTGATTTATTTCTCCAGATTGGCAGTTAAGGAGATTGAGCTCAACGGCAGGAATTCTAGACTGGTACGACCCACAAACGTGCTGTTTAATTTGATCATCGTTCGTATGGAATCAAGTTGTGGGTTTGTGACTACTGATGTGGCACGTTTAGTTATTAACTGTTTGTGTTGGTCTCGATTGTCTTGTAGATAACCATGGAGGCTTTCACCATCATACTCTCGGTGACGCAGCTCTTCTACATACTCGCTATACACGGAGGGAGGTGAAGGGCCAGTTGAAGTGGGCAAGATGGATTGGCGATGGAATATTTGCTTCCAAGCGTGATGATTCAAGGCTGATATATCAACTAGCTAGGCGAGCATTGATTCACGGCCGGGTTGCACGTGTACATCTTTCATGTGGTATTTAAACTTGTATCGTGTGGTTAATTGCTGAGTCGAAAATGCACTGTGCATGTGtgttgagtgagtgtgtgtgtatgtgtatgtgtaCGTGGTGTGTAAGCGTTAGATGCGTGTTCAAATTTCCGTGTGATTTGTTGATTCGAAACAATATGCCAAGCTATTATATTCATTTGATTTGGGTATATAAATATATTGTTTACCAAAAATTATTAATTATTAGTACGACACATTTTTCTGGGTTTAGCATGCTTATCCGACCCATGTCTCGTCGGCCAACCCACACGAAACGATAGGGACGGCCTAAACAACCGAAACAACATTGCAAATACTACTTATCGCTCATTGCGAACACAAATGATCTGCAACCGTCAAAGCATCTCCAACAGTTGTACAACAGTTTGGCGTAAAATAGAAGTTTTAGCGTGTGTGGTAGGATTGCGATGCCTACCAGACCGATCTCGTAGGCGATAGGGATGCGGGGAGGGTTGGCGAGGCGGAAGCGGCGGCCGACGGCGCTGGGCGCCGTTGAGAGAGATCGGGAGACTAGGGTTAGGACGCCGGCTCCTGCTAGGAGCCGATCAGAATAATTGATCTTGCTTAATCTCAAAGTTGTTCATTACATGAATATATATAACTCTTCTAGGCTATAACAAattgggctaagcccctaattTTATAAGTTAACTGGGCCATCTTGGCTAACTGGGCCTTCTCCAGCTATAATGTAAaacggtcataacatctctccccgcccgcgcaaacagctcgtcctcgagctggaaaTCTGGATAATGCTGACGGAACTCCTCCAGGTTCTCCGAGGTAGCATCCTCTTCTGCAAACCCGTGCCACTGAATCAAAAGGCGACATACACCCAGGCTTTGCTGGGCCTTGAGTACCTTGTCTGGAGCAGGAAGGAAACGTCCATCGGAGGTGGGCAGAAGAGCAGGTCCAGACACTGACGGCTCCCCATGGAAAGGCTTCAATAAgcccacatggaagacatcatggagACGTGCACCAGAAGGAAGCTGCAGGCGGTAGGCAACGCTGCCAATGTGTTCCAACACCTGAAAGGGCCCCGCATAGCGAGGGCCCAGCTTGCGCTTGGCGCGGGGTgatcgcgcaatctctggcgttagctagacgaatgcttatgacaacgaaccttctcctgcaacggcactagaagaatgctgatagcactccccggtaatgaaactagaagaatgttgttgacggcccaccagcgcgtgggttcgcagcagttttcgagggtagagtattcgacccaaatttgtagatggcctgaaggaggtgagagaacactctcgagtattagcagccgaatttgtcggattcaaccacacctgaaagattagtatctgcaagcagactagtaacaacaaagtagtatgataacaacggtgtcagaaacgttctgttgacggcagactattcctaacgattgtatcaatggcgcctccgttgccgcgttgacggaagttgtcagttcctgtcaacgtccggtgaaccaacagtgtaacaggtagcagtagtgtaacgagcaatagcagtggcaaggaacagcagtagtgacagcagtagcaatagtagcaagcgagagtagtagcagcagagcaagacaagtaacagcagtagcaacaatagtagcagcagagcaaggaaagtaacatcagtagcaacagtaggacaaactcgtaggcaatgggtcggtgatttgtttggatgatattcatcaggcaatagctataacacggagagataagtggctagctcccgttcgtcaatgtgatgtacgcatgcattccgtgtgtcgtcatacgtgcttagggaaaagaacttgcatgacatctattgtccatccctcccgtggcagcggggtccaaaaggaaactacgggatattaaggttctccttttaataaagaaccggaccaacgcattagcacttggtgaacacatgaactcctcaaactatggtcatcaccgggagtggtttcggttattgccaCTCTGGggctgccggatcataacacatagtaggtaactacaacttgcaagatcggatctaaaacacacatatattggtgacaacataataatttcagatgtgaaatcatggcactcgggccctagtgacaagcattaagaatggcaaagtagtagcaacatcaatctcagaacatactggatactagggatcaatccccatcaaaactaagtcgatgacatgatagatctcatcctactcatcaccgcccagcgagcctacgaatagattactcacgaacgatgaagagcttcatggaattggagagggaataaggttgatgatgacgatggcgacgatttcccctctctggagcctaggacggactccagatctgccctcgagatgaagaacaggtggtggcggcgcctccgtatcgaaaacgcgacgaaaacttctctttttatttttttctgggatgaaaggcaacttatagagctggagttggggcggcaggtgcctgtgggacccacaagcctgcccaccgccacgagggggggggtggtggcggagcacgggcttgtggcccactggcccaccccctgaggtggaacttggcgcagatatttttgatattttccaaaactgctccccgtaaattttcaggacgtttggagaactttgatttctgcacaaaaataacaccaaggcaattctgctgaaaacaacatcagtccaggttagttccattcaaatcatgcaaattatagtccaaaacaagggcaaaagagtttggaaaagtagatacgatggagacgtatcaactcccccaagcttaaaatcttgcttgtcctcaagcaactcagttgacaaactgagagagaaagaaaaactttgacaaactctgtttgatcttgttgttgcaactatgtctaactcataacaagaatttcagctagatcaaaagttaaccacataagaaaatgacacaaaggtctcacggtaaactaatatcaatggcaataatcagctaacgagcaaataataatgagtttcaaataccaacacttcaatcaaaacaagcacggtatctcgctagctctttctgagaccgcaaaagattaatgcagagcactttcaaagatcaagaggtgactaaacattgtaattcatagcaaagaagatccagtcatagtcatactcaatatcaatcaaaagtaaagcataaaaatgacagaggtgctctctaattggtgcttataaaagaggaggatgactcgacaggaaaataaatagacaggcccttcgcagagggaagcattgatttgcagaggtgctagagctcaagcttttgaaaacagagatactaattttgggtggcatgctttcattgtcaacgcaatgaccaagagttctcaatatcttccatgctactcatgctataggcggttcccaaacagaaaagtaaagttttaacccccccaccaccaatcaatcacaatccacggctagccgaatcctcgggtaccgtccatactaacatcaatccagggggagtcttgttttacaattatgttttcgatttaagcatggaactgggcatcccaaataccggcccctttctcgtgaatgactgtgaataaacacatgtcgaggataacactcctagcatggaagataccaatagccctctgtcggttcgggcatgcaaaacagattatttcttgaaggtttagagaatggcacatgcaaatttacttggaacggcaggtagataccgcaaataggtaggtatggtggactctcatggaaaaacttttgggtttatggaagtggatgcgcaagcagtattccctcttagtacaagtgaaagctagcaaaagattgggaagcgaacaaatagagagcgacaacagtcatcaagatgcaatgagtttgactaacattgaatgcaagcatgaacaggatataaatcaccatgaacacgaacatcatagaggctatgttgattttgtttcaactacatgcatgaacatgcgccaagtcaagccacttgaaacattcaaagtagaataccatcctatcatactacatcacagtcatctcaaaatctatgttggcaatcaagaaaaaccattataagctctcaactaaataagcatgacattagaaactatgatctctaagttgtcattgcaaacatggttctctcacaacaaagctaaatctgggtcgacaagctagtcatatttacaaaaacaaaatagatagagttcataccagcttttcagtctcagtcacttcatcatataccatcattgttgcctttcatttgcatgatcgaacgatgaaaacgataataagcgcattggactaagctgaatctgcaggcaaacacaaaggagaagacaaaataatatggctctttgaaagctaaacaggtaagcatgtaagaaccactaagcattgtaaccaatatcttctaccttgacacaaagaaaaagaaaactatttacacgggaaagctcccaacaagcaaaagaagaaaagaaaatctttttgggatttctcaaaaggacacaaaacaagaaaacaagaaaacgaaaagaaactagcatggataatacagtggcaaagtgtaaacaccggctaacaaagtgaaagcataagcatgaatgtaaagtcagtgagaacacgtactcccccaagcttaggcttttggcctagcttggtctactcccatggatgatcctggcaaaacccaaagtcataatgggtgttatacgagagtgctgcaaccactgcctgaatagctgcctcacgaagtcgagcagcagtcgcctccctctcatactcctctgtctctcctatggttatgtagtatcttcgtttaacctgaaagtcaaagaaagcaggagcaggaagggtaatatggaaaacacgctgccggttaaatatcaagcggtataggagggacccatgatctctctcaaggaactggtagcgtgttagagcgacacgatcaaggtaggctgtacggagaggagggtcttctggacggatggataccccaagaaagtttgctaagcgtgtagcataaactccactaaagaaatccccctcactggcatttttattcagcccccttgctataatagctcccatattgaagctcctgtcacctgttactgcgctcttaaggatactaaggtcggaagcgcataggtgacaatgtgcacccttgccgttaacgcacctacctatgaagagggcaaagtagtgcaaggcagggaaatggatgcttcctatggtggcttgcgtgatatctctggtttctccaacagttatactggagacaaagtctcttaccgaagacttaggaggatcattaacactacctccatcgggtatcttgcaaatcctattgaaatcctccagacccacggtataggatttatcgtacagatcaaacaatatggatgattcacggccaactaaaaatttaaatctacgcacgaaagaggcagtgtgcatagcatactgttcacatttatctgagaggaattcttctaacccggcattgcggacaagtgcatcaaactcatccttgaagcctgcttcgatcatgaactcatcggaaggccattcacatggttgcaccggtgcatcccttagttgaaaaggttcgggcccccgaaaggagagacgaggacccttcttacttgaggaatcaccatgaaacttcctcctgaacatcatttccttttgctgaaatttttgaagttcaagagaaaagtgaatgaggaccaaccataccttgtagcaactactcctactagtgcctagataccgtatcacgtgctaaaactacttggaaccagctaaaatcaacatttatagctcaagaacagggtcaccaaggtagcaagaattcacgaaggataaagcactagagcaaaaattaattggaccaatggaggagtcacttacgaaggagtaatttccccaaaacaattcggagaatggtgctttgagcaaggagatcgaaaatcacagccaaatgagcaagaacaagggtttgagctgcgaaacaatttttttctggaggtggaagaagaggctgagagctgtaaTGAGTGGAGAGGatgcctgtgggctccacaagcttgcaccccgtcaccagggggtaggtggcagtgggggggcttgtggcccactggtcaggccccctggccagccctcaggcccagaaattttcaaaagttccagaaaaaatcaaactaaattttcaggaccatcggagaacttttattttcgaggtatttttcttcgggacgctaaaacagaaaacaggaaaaactaaactaattctatcatttttcttctaagcaacagaaaatgaagactcaaaacagaggtatgtgactctttgattcatccgtttcatggtcatcggaagaaattcgtcaatggggttgatcaagtccttatgacaaaaccttctcgaatcggaagagagaacgaagaattttctaatagccactaagtcacctcaatggggatatgtatctccccaacaagcaaatcatacttcatcttgacacgaggaatagggcattcaaagctcccaataagaatcgatgaagtcttttcgatagcattgatgcaatgtactggatatcgtttcttcggaaagtgcacggtgtgctcattaccgttgacatggaaagagacattgcctttgttgcaatctataacagcccctgcggtgtttaaaaagggtcttccgaggatgatagccatggcatcgtcctcgggaatatccaagataacaaagtctgttaagatagtggtgttagcaaccacaacaggcacatcctagcaaacgccgatagggaaagtagttgatttgtcggccatttgcggagaaatttcagtgggcgtcaacttatccaattcaagtctacgataaagagagagtagcataacactaacaccggctccaaggtcacataaggcagttcttacgtagtttcctttaatggagcaaggtagagtgggtactccgggatcaccaagtttcttaggagttccacctttgaaagtgtagttggcaggcatggtggagatctcaagatctggtatcttccgtttattagtcacgatatctttcatgt
Coding sequences within:
- the LOC123440138 gene encoding membrane protein PM19L, yielding MANAGLKPVAGLLLMLNFCMYLIVTAVGGWAINYAINNGFFIGSGLQLPSHFSPIYFPIGNAATGFFVIFAVIASVVGMGASLAGFHHVRAWSHESLPAAASSGFVAWMLTLLAMGLAVKEIELNGRNSRLITMEAFTIILSVTQLFYILAIHGGR